A region from the Thermodesulfobacteriota bacterium genome encodes:
- a CDS encoding FtsX-like permease family protein, which yields MIRFLFKGLLRDPSRSLFPVLIVSIGVMLTVFLQTWLKGAMGDVVRSNAGFSTGHVKIMSKAYAENKSQIPNDLALMGVEELLFTLRDTHSDMVWVDRIRFGGLLDIPDEQGQTRAQGPAAGLAVDLLSTQSPEIETLNIGKSIVRGRLPVKSGEILIGEEFADKLKVNPGDTTTLLSTTMNGSMSMQNFTIAGTIRFGVAAMDRGALVIDIADIRRALDMKNAAGELLGYFRDGLYHDAAAIQVAQVFNKQFAASDDIYAPVMHALRDQNGLGEYMDMANYFSFIASGIFVAAMSIVLWNVGLIGGLRRYGEMGLRLAIGEDKRHVYGSLVIEALFVGITGSIIGTALGLASAWYLQVHGVDIGSMMKNSTMMMSNTVRAEITHVSFYIGFIPGMFSTVLGAALSGIGIYRRQTAQLFKELET from the coding sequence ATGATACGGTTTCTATTCAAAGGCCTGTTACGTGACCCTTCCCGGAGCCTGTTTCCGGTATTGATCGTAAGCATCGGCGTGATGCTGACCGTCTTTCTGCAAACCTGGCTAAAAGGGGCGATGGGCGATGTGGTGCGTTCCAATGCCGGCTTTTCCACCGGACATGTGAAAATCATGAGCAAGGCCTACGCGGAAAATAAATCCCAAATACCCAACGACCTGGCGCTAATGGGCGTCGAGGAACTGCTATTCACCTTGCGCGACACCCACTCTGACATGGTATGGGTCGACCGCATCCGCTTTGGCGGTCTGCTGGACATACCGGATGAACAGGGTCAAACCCGCGCGCAAGGCCCGGCCGCCGGTCTTGCGGTAGATTTGCTGTCGACCCAAAGCCCGGAAATTGAAACCTTGAATATTGGAAAGTCCATTGTACGCGGGCGGCTGCCCGTCAAATCCGGCGAGATACTTATCGGTGAGGAATTCGCCGACAAGCTCAAGGTAAATCCCGGTGATACAACCACGTTGCTGAGCACCACCATGAATGGCAGCATGAGTATGCAGAATTTCACCATCGCCGGCACGATTCGCTTCGGTGTAGCTGCAATGGATAGAGGCGCCCTTGTGATAGATATTGCCGATATCCGCCGCGCACTGGATATGAAAAATGCAGCCGGTGAGCTGCTCGGTTATTTTAGAGACGGGCTTTACCATGATGCAGCGGCCATTCAGGTCGCACAGGTGTTTAATAAACAATTCGCTGCCTCCGACGATATTTATGCGCCGGTGATGCACGCCTTGCGGGATCAGAATGGTCTGGGCGAATATATGGATATGGCCAATTATTTTTCGTTCATCGCATCCGGCATTTTCGTCGCTGCTATGTCCATCGTGTTATGGAACGTGGGGTTGATCGGCGGTCTGCGCCGTTACGGTGAAATGGGCCTTCGATTGGCAATTGGTGAGGATAAACGCCATGTGTATGGATCCCTTGTTATTGAAGCCCTGTTCGTCGGCATTACCGGTTCCATTATTGGAACTGCCCTCGGCCTCGCGTCGGCCTGGTATCTTCAGGTCCACGGCGTGGATATCGGTTCCATGATGAAGAACTCAACCATGATGATGTCGAATACCGTACGCGCCGAAATCACCCATGTATCATTTTACATCGGTTTTATACCTGGTATGTTCTCCACCGTTCTGGGTGCCGCCTTATCCGGCATTGGCATCTATAGGCGGCAGACTGCGCAACTTTTCAAGGAACTGGAAACATGA